DNA from Ovis aries strain OAR_USU_Benz2616 breed Rambouillet chromosome 15, ARS-UI_Ramb_v3.0, whole genome shotgun sequence:
GGACAGAAGAATGTGAATGTAAGATGGAATATGGAACCCAAATCTGTGTGTAAATGAGGAGAAGAAACCCAGGAGATAAAACACAAGGAAGACGCAGATATGGGCAATGCAAGTGTTAAAAGCTTTGAGTCTAGCTTCCTTTTGAGGCAGTTTGAAGACAGTTACAAATATTCGAATGTAAGAGAGTGTGATGAAGATTATATCGAATCCAAGTATAATGAAAGCCACAAAAAGACCATAAATCTTGTTGACTTGAGTATCTTCTGCTGCCAGCTTCACAATGGCCATGTGCTCACAGAATGAATGGGAGACCACAGTGGTCCGATAGTGTTTCAGCCGGCATTTGATGAGGATGAGACACAGAGCTATAAGGACACCTGCTCTGAGTGTCACTCCAACCCCAATCTGAGTGAGGAATTTGTGGGTAAAAATAGCTGCATGTCTCAGAGGATCACAGATTGCCACATAGCGGTCCAAGGCCATGGCCAGCAGAATACCTGACTCAGTACACTGGAAGGTATGGATGAGCCACATCTGAAAGAGACAGGCATCAAAAAGTATTTCTGGTGAATGGAACCAGAATATCCCTAACAGTTTTGGTAGGATACAGGTACTGAGAGCAATGTCTGTCACTCCAAGCATTGCCAGGAAGAGATACATGGGTTCATGGAGGCTGTGATCAGATTTGATGATGACCAAGATTAGGAAATTTCCAAATAGAGCAATGATGTACATGGCACAGAAGGGAAAGCCGATCCAGAACTGCACAGACTCCAGGCCAGGGATCCCAGTCAGTGTCAGCACTGAGGGCATGAAGACTGTACCATTGAGCTGGAGCATGTTGACTTGGAACTGCCGGGTTTAGAGATTCTGATTCAAGATGGCAGTTTGTATTGAGTgtctttcttaatttctgtttttacctAAATTCATACCATCAGTGGTTAAATGTGCTTTAAAATGGCATTTTGACAgacatattcatttttttatgtaACAATTAAATTTGTCCAGGAATACAGATACAGTCTCCTTGGATGATGTATCTcaaatttctgcttctgttttttttatttctctctctctttttctgttacATATATAGAAACATATACACGCTCAGAGGCATACAAATACTCACCATAGAGAGAAGACGCACTCCTAGTCAATGTGAATTCTTCTGGTTTTTGCATAATTAGTTAAACCTTATCTCATTGAATGTAGTTTGTTCTGCTAAGCTAATAAGTTCTGAGAACATAAATTCTGTGTAACATaactggttttttttgtttgttttttaatcaaagaaCTTATAATTCATTTGGATGGTCTAGTAGAAgtaaaataatagtaatgataataaCAGACTTTTAGAAGTTGCTCTAGATCTTGGGAAAATAAGTTATAAAGTGGCATAATCAAAGAAGACATAGGCAATTATCTAAATGTGACAATTATATAAGACAATTAGTATGCTAAGTATGCAAATGTTACGTATAATGTTGTAACAAGTATTTAGAATCTGTCTTTATCCAAAAGTTGGAACCtaggtaaattttttttaaaatatggataaaaTTAGGTATTTTAGAGATAATGAGATAAAATAAACTGTAACATGACAATAAAGAAATAAGGCAAACTTATACTGGGATAAAATGTGATACGTGAATCACATGCAAGTTTATTTCTGCAAATTTAAACTGGGAAAATTTTTACCTGATTCAATAATACCCCAAAACTGAAAGCTGCTATGATTATCTCTCAAGTTATCAAAATTGGAACAATTAATATCTATATTTCAAATATCtgccaaaatttattttatcaatattattccaggaaaataaatcagaaagtaTCAAAACCATGAACATAAAGcttaaaatatactatatattgAGAAAGTAACTATATTTGTTCAGTGGAATTCAGTCTATCAAGTGATTCCCAATGAGAAATAAccagttttaatatatttattacaaaCCACCTTTGGACACTATCATACAGCTCTGTTTTCTGTCTGCTCCATTCATTCTGCTATGGAAGTGATTTGCTGTTGTTCtagtcattaagtcatatctgactcttttgcgacctttTGGAGTGTAGCGCAGCAGGTGCCTCTgtacatgagatttcccaggcaagaatactggagtgggttgccattttcttctctagaggatcctcccatcccaggaatcaaacctgcatctccttcatttgcaggtggattctttacactgagccaccagggaagtccctgaaagtaCTAGTGTATGTTATAAAAGATACTTGCTGGCAATTTCCATGTGTAAGCATTATTTAAATTCCTTGgaggtttatttttctctcacatATTGAAAATAGGCACATCATTCATATCATTGTTTCTGCAAATATTTCCTAGAACCCTGAAAATCAACCTAGTATGATGTTTACCTTTTACTCATACTGGTTGATCACAGATTCTCTTCTTCCAATAGGGCTGTGCAAAATTATCTGCAGGATCATGGAAATCCACTTGTAAATGAGCCTAAAATGCAGTCTATTATTATGCTATTCCCTTAGTCCCTTAGAGCTGCAATTCAAATTCTTATTTGCATGCTTTTCTAAATCACTACCAACTTTGTTGAGGAAGGAATACAAGAATCTCTCTGGCCATTTCTCTGTCCCTCGTTAAATTTTCATCTTCAATTCCCTATACACTCACAAAAGTTTAATACAAGGCCCATATTGTCTTAGTTTACCATTGCCGCTTTTACTACTTTTTCCAAATTCACACTCTTCTCAAACTTTATATTCATGATATAACATATTAGCTGCACTTTTCCCCCTGACACAATCTCCTTGCTTCTGgagtttgcaaagagctggaaacaacTGGAGTGACTGAGCTCAGCACAGCTCATTATCATTCCTTTACCTTTTCTCTAGCaaattgcatatatataaataaacctaTATATAGGTTTATTAGTTTTCCCtcaaaacatgtattttaatCATGCATTAATTTAGTAGTAATTTCCCTTATGATATAATAAATTCCAGGTTTATACACAATTGTTTTAATAGGTGCTGTGATCTCATTGTGAAATATGCTATAATCCTAAATGAATCCCCATGAtttgctatatatttttaaatgaatttaagtgATTTTTAGACCATTGCTGTGAGACTTTGTCTCTATAATTCTTGAAAGttcatatatttgaagaaaattcaaaattatacTCTATCCAAATGCAATGAACTTTTTAATGGACTCTTCTATGTTGATTATTTGTTCAGTGCTTAAgactattttatctttaaaataacaattttgtCTCTATAAACACAGTctatctgtttttttccttcagtctcaAGACActcttctcctttgctgctttttCTGACTCCCTTTATTTTGCTGATGCCCTGAATTCCATTGAAACCCATATTCTTCCCCATGGTTCTTTTTCTCATTATATATGGCTCTCTACCCGGACATTCTGTCCCACCTCAGAGTTTCACTTACAACTGACTGACACTAAATAAATAATCATACTTCAACAAATCTAACCTGAACACAGGACACGTATGCTTAACCACCTCTTAAGCAGCTCTacaggcttccatggtggctcagaagataaagaatctgcctgcaatggaggaaagccaggttgatccctgggtcagaagatcccctgaagaaggaaatggttactcactctggtattcttggctggagaattcggTGGAGAcaagagcctggccagctacagtccatggggttgcaaagagttggacactaatgAGATTCTGAATGTTCATGCAAGGAGTTTCAAGTTGGTGAAGTCTCTCTATTTCAGGGATCAGGGAGAAGCCAAATTGGATTTGGTCTTTAAATTCAGTTATCTTTATTTGATCCAGCTTTGCCTGTCCTGTAGTCAATATACTTCAATAGAATTTACACAAAGGTCTTTTATTGTATATAATTACATACAGGAGGAAAACCCCCCTCAGTTTCTctagaagaaaactggaaaaccaTTCATTCCATCTGACCCAATCACACATTTAGTGACTAAATGCTTTAGCAATAAGAGAaacaattttcatatatatatattaataataagccaattttaataaattatcatCCTAACAAATTTATCAGCTATAATGAAGTATATGCTAGAATTCTGCAAACTAATTTAGAATTCTAGTTGTACTTACTAGGCTTTCCTCTGCTTGTTATATTTCCTTTAGGTTTCCTcctaccatttctttctctttcccatcaAACAAATACCATTGATTATTAAACATTCAACCCAAGCATTACCTACTCTATGAAGAGTCTCATGACattctatttaaaattcaaaagtattTGTTTCTGGCCTCAATATGtgactatttattgaaaaatctaGGAGAAATGCAgtagtattttattttcctcagatatgtttaatatcaaaaatatgtgAAACAATGCATTTGCAAATTCATTTGCCCTGTGTTCAGATGTATATCtgcaaggagaaggggatgaattAGAAAAGGTAAATAACTAGTCAAAGAAAAATGTTAGGAATCTAATTACCTTAGTatatgtttcctttgtttttatttcactattatttttaatacataagGTAGGATATATACTTGCTTTAGTTGAAGATATGAAGAGATTCATCATGGGtgagaaggggaaagaaatgCGAAGAATGCCAACCTGACCAAGAGGAACTCAGTATGATTTATTATTCTCCTCATGGTTTAGATGAAATCCTGACAACTAAAGTATTTATTATTCTCTTCTCGTGATTTCATAAGAGAATCTCTTTATACACATTTATAGAGTCCAATTTCCCACAGTCTCCTTAGATCCTTCCTCTGTGTAGATCTCAGAGGCACCTAGAAGAACACATACTCACAAGCTCAATTCTTCAATCTTCTTACATGCATGCACTGGGATGGTAATATAATTGCACATGCAGTTATAAAGAAACTGTTTCCAGTGAGACAAACAAAGGACACATATTGTATCAGCAGTTCAGCAAGGGCGT
Protein-coding regions in this window:
- the LOC101107221 gene encoding olfactory receptor 52A5-like, which translates into the protein MLQLNGTVFMPSVLTLTGIPGLESVQFWIGFPFCAMYIIALFGNFLILVIIKSDHSLHEPMYLFLAMLGVTDIALSTCILPKLLGIFWFHSPEILFDACLFQMWLIHTFQCTESGILLAMALDRYVAICDPLRHAAIFTHKFLTQIGVGVTLRAGVLIALCLILIKCRLKHYRTTVVSHSFCEHMAIVKLAAEDTQVNKIYGLFVAFIILGFDIIFITLSYIRIFVTVFKLPQKEARLKAFNTCIAHICVFLVFYLLGFFSSFTHRFGFHIPSYIHILLSNLYLLVPPFLNPIVYGVKTKQIRDRASKIFHLKDAS